The sequence TGAACAGCGCGCAGCCGCGCTCGAAAAGGCCGCCGCGGCTCGCCGGGAGCGGGCCGAGGTCAAGAATCGACTCAAGCACTCCGGCGCCTCCCTGCACGAGGTCATCAAGCAGGGCCAGGAAAACGACGTCATCGGCAAGATGAAGGTCTCCGCGCTGCTGGAGTCCCTGCCGGGCGTGGGCAAGGTCCGCGCCAAGCAGATCATGGAGCGTCTGGGCATCTCCGAGAGCCGCCGCGTGCGCGGTCTCGGTTCGAACCAGATCGCCTCCCTGGAGCGTGAGTTCGGCAGCACCGGCTCCTGAGTCCGCCTCCCGGGCGGACCGGGAGTCCCGGGCACCCCGGGATTGCTGGAATAATCGCTGCATGAGTGAACGTCCGCGGCTGACCGTGCTCTCCGGCCCCTCGGGGGTCGGCAAGAGCACGGTCGTCGCCCATATGCGCAAGGAACACCCCGACGTCTGGCTCTCGGTGTCGGCGACCACCCGCAAGCCGCGGCCCGGCGAGCAGCACGGAGTCCACTACTTCTTCGTCACCGACGAGGAGATGGACAAGCTGATCGCCAACGGCGAGCTGCTGGAGTGGGCCGAGTTCGCCGGCAACCGCTACGGCACGCCCCGCGCGGCCGTGGCGGAACGGCTGGAGAACGGCGAGCCCGTTCTGCTGGAGATCGACCTCCAGGGCGCCCGGCAGGTCCGGGAGTCCCTGTCCGACGCCCAGCTGGTGTTCCTGGCTCCGCCCTCCTGGGAGGAGCTGGTGCGCAGGCTGACCGGCCGGGGGACCGAGTCGCCCGAGGTCATCGAGCGTCGCCTCCAGGCGGCGCGGACCGAGCTGGCGGCCGAGCCGGAGTTCGATGTGACCTTGGTCAACACCTCCGTCGAGGACGTGGCCCGCGAGCTGCTAGCCTTGATGGACGTTGTGTGATCGTGACTGTGATCACGATGTCTGATTCTTTTCCATCCATCGGAAGGTAGAGCGTGTCCTCTTCCATCACCGCGCCCGAGGGCATCATCAACCCGCCGATCGACGAGCTCCTCGAGGCGACCGACTCGAAGTACAGCCTCGTGATCTACGCGGCCAAGCGTGCGCGTCAGATCAACGCGTACTACTCGCAGCTCGGTGAAGGCCTCCTTGAGTACGTCGGTCCGCTCGTCGACACCCACGTGCACGAGAAGCCGCTCTCGATCGCTCTGCGCGAGATCAACGCGGGTCTGCTGAC comes from Streptomyces sp. SCL15-4 and encodes:
- the gmk gene encoding guanylate kinase translates to MSERPRLTVLSGPSGVGKSTVVAHMRKEHPDVWLSVSATTRKPRPGEQHGVHYFFVTDEEMDKLIANGELLEWAEFAGNRYGTPRAAVAERLENGEPVLLEIDLQGARQVRESLSDAQLVFLAPPSWEELVRRLTGRGTESPEVIERRLQAARTELAAEPEFDVTLVNTSVEDVARELLALMDVV
- a CDS encoding integration host factor; amino-acid sequence: MALPPLTPEQRAAALEKAAAARRERAEVKNRLKHSGASLHEVIKQGQENDVIGKMKVSALLESLPGVGKVRAKQIMERLGISESRRVRGLGSNQIASLEREFGSTGS
- the rpoZ gene encoding DNA-directed RNA polymerase subunit omega, which translates into the protein MSSSITAPEGIINPPIDELLEATDSKYSLVIYAAKRARQINAYYSQLGEGLLEYVGPLVDTHVHEKPLSIALREINAGLLTSEAVDGPAQ